In Cydia splendana chromosome 26, ilCydSple1.2, whole genome shotgun sequence, the following are encoded in one genomic region:
- the LOC134803388 gene encoding uncharacterized protein LOC134803388, protein MTSKLKSKRKNFYTFGEMDFDTEGFIVEVQNRPAIWNTKCVEYNDRELRLQAWNELVDIYGGDHEMSRAERKQLGVHLRKKWRNVRDCFVKVHKAKTKGCDDKKKIHYAHYDNLLFLAETVSGNTAFNVADFKNETHNDEDDPLSVVRLKKRRNIDPLESGDSVLNKKEKTQERERNMAEEEEDRLFFLSLVKEFNKIPEYSRIQAKIDLLQVIKDAQYSD, encoded by the exons ATGACTTCTAAATTAAAATCCAAGCGCAAGAACTTTTATACTTTCGGCGAAATGGACTTTGACACAGAAGGTTTCATCGTGGAGGTGCAGAATCGGCCGGCAATTTGGAACACGAAATGCGTGGAGTACAACGATAGGGAGTTGAGGTTGCAGGCGTGGAATGAGCTGGTGGACATATATGGAGGGGACCACGAAATGTCGAGAGCGGAGAGGAAACAACTAG GTGTGCATCTTCGGAAAAAATGGAGAAATGTACGCGACTGCTTCGTCAAAGTGCACAAAGCAAAAACTAAGGGCTGcgatgataaaaaaaaaattcactaCGCGCACTATGACAACCTGCTATTCTTAGCAGAAACGGTATCTGGCAATACCGCTTTTAACGTTGCCGACTTTAAAAACGAAACACATAACGATGAAGACGACCCTCTTTCAGTTGTTCGgttaaaaaaaagaagaaatatTGACCCTTTAGAGTCTGGGGATTCTGtcttaaataaaaaagaaaaaacccaAGAGCGGGAAAGAAATATGgcggaagaagaagaagacagaTTGTTTTTCTTGTCGTTGGTCAAAGAGTTTAATAAAATACCGGAGTATTCGCGAATACAAGCGAAAATAGATCTTTTGCAAGTGATAAAAGACGCGCAGTATTCAGATTAA
- the LOC134803386 gene encoding uncharacterized protein LOC134803386, protein MLLLKAMDFDTEKFINEIRNRPTIWNSKCPDYVDRELKLQAWNELVDQYAGDEALTREERKRVCVHLQKKWRNIRDCFVKTHKARTKSGSDKKKVTQYAFYDHLMFLADVASSKDSNNVINVAEIKNEVIHNDDDDPLAVVNRVFKKKKIEILVDPFSDGDSSSNKRERTQERESDNTEDEDQLFCLSLVKEFRKIPDHLRIQAKIDILKVIKDAQFADWTGHGTDPQYY, encoded by the exons ATGCTGTTGTTAAAAGCGATGGATTTCGATACAGAAAAGTTTATAAACGAGATAAGGAACCGGCCTACGATTTGGAACTCTAAATGCCCTGACTATGTGGACCGGGAGCTGAAGTTACAAGCTTGGAACGAGTTGGTGGACCAGTACGCTGGGGATGAGGCCCTGACGAGGGAAGAGAGGAAACGAGTAT GCGTGCATCTTCAGAAGAAATGGAGAAACATACGCGATTGCTTCGTCAAAACCCACAAAGCGAGAACCAAGTCTGGCAGCGACAAGAAAa aagTAACACAATACGCGTTCTACGACCACCTCATGTTCTTAGCCGACGTCGCATCTAGCAAAGACTCAAATAACGTTATCAACGTTGCCGAAATTAAAAACGAAGTTATACATAACGATGACGACGACCCACTGGCAGTTGTCAATCGggtatttaaaaagaaaaaaattgaaatacTGGTTGATCCTTTCTCGGACGGTGATTCGTCATCTAATAAGAGAGAGAGAACGCAAGAGAGAGAAAGCGATAATACGGAAGACGAAGATCAATTGTTTTGCTTGTCTTTGGTGAAAGAGTTTCGTAAGATACCGGACCATTTGCGGATACAAGCGAAAATAGATATTTTGAAAGTTATTAAAGACGCACAGTTTGCGGATTGGACAGGGCATGGGACGGATCCTCAATACTATTGA
- the LOC134803086 gene encoding uncharacterized protein LOC134803086, giving the protein MASRDGDADRRLRKTSVAWNYFTLVDDEKRIAACNTCDSHMSFRSSISNLMKHLKRKHGDIETAEAKFEDDKDSESEDEAKVNPEDDKLQCGPIQEHFEITNAEKKIATCSVCQVPLSYKSSVTVLLKHLRRKHNIDVGDVELSEDEDKKPDSLPPNLRSAIWPYFRITDPACKAARCLVCRKLLSYNTGTSNLRKHLMRKHPLINLPGPGEERKTIILSSGDQLYEYEVEAGEGENKGDENDDNDQSEPVAIDEVFLDEFNGSINRIQSDKKYKSKKRKHKDKKPIVLEHSDSDDDVILKKPKEDSTDIFGKYIASLLKELPKQTSNRLQKEFVKQIMNAQLESQTQNGYSVEQQSQYSITIADAGASVPEDVRFELITTKPEDNKINFFLYTDESDAQDDVWSFFERAGGEARCAVCRAMVPISALRSHLRNNHPKLVDIVESEEETATNNVQEDVYTEVVYLEHDESPKRAPKPVEKPRKPKQYVERSPKKRRLSSSSDDEPLNYKKKDDEIEQFGKYITCLLKKIPQDTSMELQMEIVNLIVKKQLEQRRNETSVLAAKESKMAAVATADGGCQCEIKISDKSMGNGYSYSIEKIVNDETVVQSNI; this is encoded by the exons ATGGCGTCTCG TGATGGTGATGCAGACAGAAGGCTTCGTAAAACAAGTGTTGCTTGGAATTATTTTACTCTTGTGGATGATGAGAAGCGAATCGCAGCTTGTAATACTTGCGACTCTCATATGTCCTTTCGATCGTCTATTTCCAACTTGATGAAACATTTGAAAAGAAAACATGGGGACATTGAGACCGCGGAGGCAAAGTTTGAGGATGACAAAGATTCGGAATCGGAAGATGAGGCGAAAGT CAACCCCGAAGATGATAAGCTCCAATGCGGCCCCATCCAGGAGCACTTTGAGATTACGAATGCCGAGAAAAAAATAGCCACATGCTCCGTGTGCCAAGTGCCGCTGTCTTATAAGAGCTCCGTGACAGTTCTGCTGAAGCATCTCCGGAGGAAGCATAATATTGATGTCGGGGATGTGGAGCTGTCGGAGGATGAAGACAAGAA ACCAGACTCTCTCCCACCAAATCTGCGCTCTGCCATCTGGCCGTATTTCCGCATCACGGACCCGGCGTGCAAGGCGGCGCGTTGTCTGGTGTGTCGCAAACTCCTGTCGTATAACACCGGCACTTCTAACTTGAGAAAACATCTGATGAGGAAGCATCCATTGATAAATCTACCCGGACCAGGTGAAGAG agAAAAACTATAATTCTATCATCCGGCGACCAACTGTACGAGTACGAGGTGGAAGCGGGCGAGGGTGAAAACAAGGGGGATGAAAATGATGATAACGATCAG AGTGAACCAGTAGCTATCGACGAAGTGTTTCTAGACGAGTTCAACGGGAGCATTAACCGAATACAATCCGACAAAAAGTACAAATCAAAGAAGAGAAAACACAAAGATAAAAAACCAATCGTTCTAGAACATTCCGACAGTGATGACGATGTAATATTAAAAAAGCCCAAAGAAGATAGTACAGATATATTCGGGAAATACATAGCTTCGTTGCTAAAGGAGCTACCGAAGCAGACTTCGAATCGTTTGCAGAAAGAGTTTGTGAAGCAAATAATGAATGCTCAGCTTGAGTCTCAGACTCAGAACGGGTACTCAGTTGAGCAACAGAGTCAGTACTCGATTACGATAGCGGACGCGGGGGCGTCTGTGCCTGAAGATGTGAGGTTTGAGCTTATCACGACCAAACCTGaggataataaaataaat ttttttctttacacAGACGAATCAGACGCGCAAGATGACGTGTGGAGCTTCTTCGAGCGCGCGGGCGGCGAGGCGCGCTGCGCGGTATGCCGCGCCATGGTACCCATCTCCGCGCTGCGCAGTCACCTGAGGAATAATCACCCTAAGCTAGTGGATATTGTG GAATCAGAGGAGGAAACAGCGACGAACAACGTCCAAGAAGACGTTTACACGGAAGTTGTATATCTCGAGCACGACGAGAGCCCCAAAAGAGCCCCAAAACCCGTCGAAAAACCAAGAAAACCAAAACAATACGTAGAAAGAAGCCCCAAAAAGCGAAGACTTAGCTCCTCTTCCGACGATGAGCCTTTAAATTACAAGAAAAAAGACGATGAAATCGAGCAATTTGGAAAATACATAACATGCTTACTGAAAAAAATACCTCAAGATACTAGCATGGAATTACAGATGGAAATTGTTAATTTAATAGTGAAAAAACAGTTGGAGCAAAGGAGAAACGAAACGTCAGTTTTGGCGGCAAAGGAAAGCAAGATGGCGGCCGTCGCAACTGCCGATGGCGGGTGTCAGTGTGAGATTAAGATAAGTGATAAGAGTATGGGCAATGGATATTCGTATAGTATTGAGAAAATTGTGAATGATGAAACGGTAGTGCAGAGtaacatataa